In Rhodothermia bacterium, the following are encoded in one genomic region:
- the tuf gene encoding elongation factor Tu (EF-Tu; promotes GTP-dependent binding of aminoacyl-tRNA to the A-site of ribosomes during protein biosynthesis; when the tRNA anticodon matches the mRNA codon, GTP hydrolysis results; the inactive EF-Tu-GDP leaves the ribosome and release of GDP is promoted by elongation factor Ts; many prokaryotes have two copies of the gene encoding EF-Tu), protein LPDGVEMIMPGDNTQFKVSLIQPIAMEVGLRFAIREGGRTVGAGVVSKILD, encoded by the coding sequence CCTTGCCAGATGGCGTTGAAATGATTATGCCGGGTGACAATACCCAATTTAAGGTAAGCCTCATTCAACCGATTGCAATGGAAGTTGGTCTTCGCTTTGCAATCCGTGAAGGTGGCCGTACCGTTGGGGCCGGTGTTGTATCCAAAATCCTCGACTAA